The genomic DNA GCTAATCTAAGCATTATCATTCCACATTATATACTTTTTGACTTTTTATAAATACTCAGGGACAACGCATTTGGAAAAAATTTCTGAGGAATTAAACTCCACTGATTCGTGGTTCAAGTTGTCATTAATACAGCTTTCAACTAAGTAAAAAAGTCAAATTAAAATTTGTCAATTTCTCTTTTAATCATTTTCCTCTATTGAAATTCAAATTGCTTGAtagttgaaaaaataattaacattttgaCAAAGACACAAGAAGTAACAAAAGAAATAActtatattttctgaaatatctgTATAATAATCAGGAAACATGATATAGCATATAGGTCATTTATGAGATATGTTTCCTTGATTAgcaatttcataaaataattttaaagtgtaaATATTAGAGTAAGCAGTATTCAATCCCTGTCTCATTTTGATTAAGCTAAATAGAAACTTCCAGACTACTGtaactcatctctctctctctctctctctctcctaaacCACTCAGGACTTGGTGTACAAGGACCCAGCGAGGCCCAACATCCAGAAAGCATGTACCTTCAAGGAGCTGGTGTACGAGACGGTGAAAGTGCCTGGCTGTGCCCACCATGCAGACTCCCTGTACACGTACCCAGTAGCCACTGAATGTCACTGCGGCAAGTGTGACCGCGACAGCACTGACTGCACTGTGCGAGGCCTGGGGCCCAGCTACTGCTCCTTCAGTGAAATCAGAGAATAAAGAGCAGCAGATGCTTTGAGCTGCCTACCCTTAAAGGACCAAAATATCCAAGATGT from Budorcas taxicolor isolate Tak-1 chromosome 15, Takin1.1, whole genome shotgun sequence includes the following:
- the FSHB gene encoding follitropin subunit beta, which translates into the protein MKSVQFCFLFCCWRAICCRSCELTNITITVEKEECSFCISINTTWCAGYCYTRDLVYKDPARPNIQKACTFKELVYETVKVPGCAHHADSLYTYPVATECHCGKCDRDSTDCTVRGLGPSYCSFSEIRE